From the genome of Ziziphus jujuba cultivar Dongzao chromosome 6, ASM3175591v1, one region includes:
- the LOC107404290 gene encoding uncharacterized protein LOC107404290 → MSLLIPGPTAPGKDIDVYLRPMIDELKDLWTNGVTTYDISKKERFTMHAPVLWTIHDFPAYGTLSRWSTKGYKACLTCNEDTSSQALRIGTMLDIKGKSKDTDKARMDLKDLNIRKELHLQETSDGYTVNISKNVNIKDGKMSGLKTHDSHVLLQQLFPVGIRPYIKKEVCGTIIEMCMFFQKLYARTLSVSDLDMLQEGIILTLCKLERIFPPAFFDIMVHLAVHLPYEAKMAGPVHTRWMYPFERNKAHPEGSIAEGYVVNEALTYCSMYLHGIETRFNRPERNKDGENQIASTLSVFTQPVKLLGKPQFVELKDDDYKKAHCEHTTLLQNRGVTSILQVQEKEFPQWFEQRIKYFNRCKYPMVTDELYSLACGPDYGIRSYSGCVVNGVRYRTKVHDDRRVTQNCGIWVVGDHDGESCDFYGVIEDILVLDYRSKHSAVLFRCAWFDTNVKKKKMITEFQIISINVTSYWYKNDPFVLASQAKQVFYVDDYKMGQHWKVVRKVHHRHLWDFPDRLDEGDDHGDSFEVYELDAYQENDSMDIQNLFESIDIERLNHSEAESGDFEDADSGAESEDYEDADTGTENEDNGEYNEETDSDSEDELLSNGETDEDTDSFA, encoded by the exons ATGTCACTATTAATACCAGGCCCAACGGCACCTGGAAAAGACATTGATGTGTACTTACGGCCTATGATTGATGAATTGAAAGATCTATGGACAAATGGTGTCACCACTTATGACATCTCTAAAAAGGAGAGGTTTACAATGCATGCACCAGTGTTGTGGACAATACATGACTTTCCAGCATATGGAACACTTTCTAGATGGAGTACCAAAGGATACAAAGCATGTCTGACTTGTAATGAAGATACTTCTTCCCAAGCTTTAAGAA TTGGAACAATGTTGGACATCAAAGGTAAGTCGAAGGATACTGACAAGGCACGTATGGATTTAAAGGATCTGAATATTCGAAAAGAATTGCATTTACAAGAAACTAGCG ATGGCTATACTgttaatatttcaaagaatgtgAACATTAAGGATGGTAAGATGTCAGGTTTGAAAACTCATGATAGTCATGTTCTTTTGCAACAACTTTTTCCCGTGGGTATAAGACCTTACATTAAGAAAGAGGTTTGTGGAACAATTATTGAAATGTGCATGTTCTTCCAAAAACTTTATGCACGAACTCTATCTGTTTCAgacttggatatgttacaagaAGGGATAATACTTACATTGTGTAAATTGGAAAGAATATTCCCTCCAGCCTTTTTTGATATCATGGTTCATCTAGCAGTTCACCTACCATATGAGGCAAAAATGGCAGGACCAGTACATACTCGTTGGATGTATCCTTTTGAAAG aaataAAGCTCATCCAGAAGGTTCAATAGCAGAGGGTTATGTTGTCAATGAGGCATTAACTTATTGTTCAATGTACCTTCATGGTATTGAAACTCGATTCAATCGGCCAGAACGTAATAAAGATGGTGAGAATCAGATTGCTTCGACTTTGTCAGTATTCACTCAACCTGTGAAATTGTTGGGGAAACCTCAATTTGTTGAACTGAAAGATGATGATTATAAAAAAGCTCATTG tGAGCACACCACACTATTGCAAAACAGGGGTGTCACAAGTATTCTGCAGgtacaagaaaaggaatttccaCAATGGTTTGAACAAAGG ataaaatatttcaatagaTGTAAATATCCAATGGTAACTGATGAGTTGTACTCACTAGCATGTGGTCCTGATTATGGAATAAGATCATATAGTGGATGTGTAGTAAATGGAGTTCGATATCGCACAAAAGTTCATGATGATAGGCGTGTCActcaaaattgtggaatttgggTTGTAGGTGATCATGATGGTGAATCTTGTGACTTTTATGGGGTAATAGAAGACATTCTTGTGTTAGACTATAGGTCCAAACACTCTGCTGTACTTTTTAGATGTGCATGGTTTGACacaaatgtgaaaaagaaaaagatgatcacAGAGTTTCAAATCATAAGCATTAATGTCACTTCATATTGGTATAAGAATGACCCTTTTGTCCTTGCCTCACAAGCTAAACAAGTGTTTTACGTGGATGATTACAAGATGGGTCAACATTGGAAAGTGGTTCGAAAGGTGCATCACCGTCATCTGTGGGATTTTCCAGACCGATTAGATGAAGGTGATGATCATGGTGATTCATTTGAAGTTTATGAGTTGGATGCTTATCAAGAAAATGATTCAATGgacattcaaaatttatttgaatcaattgatATTGAACGTCTTAATC atagtgaGGCAGAGAGTGGAGATtttgaagatgcagatagtggtGCAGAGAGTGAAGATTATGAAGATGCAGATACTGGCACAGAGAATGAAGATAATGGGGAGTACAATGAGGAAACCGACAGTGATAGTGAAGATGAGTTGTTAAGTAATGGTGAAACCGATGAGGATACTGACTCATttgcataa